Proteins encoded in a region of the Rutidosis leptorrhynchoides isolate AG116_Rl617_1_P2 chromosome 9, CSIRO_AGI_Rlap_v1, whole genome shotgun sequence genome:
- the LOC139868693 gene encoding UDP-glycosyltransferase 83A1-like — protein MKNTHVLLIPYPAQGHVIPLMEASRCFTNNGLKVTFVNTEATHKRIMSSWSKENDPSDLMQMVSIPDGMGPQDNGNDIGKKIETMFRFMPNKLEELINGINKTHDEDITCIVADYCMGWVSKVAQKMGIRLVTFCSGPAAVMALIMSIQKLLDDRVIDVNGVPLNNQMIQLSTNMPPMTPAHFFWSSIGDSATNKIVFENTIVGGKEAAETADRIICNSVMELEAGAFTLFPKILPIGPLLATNRFTKQIGHFWNEDSSCLTWLDQQPVCSVIYVAFGSITIFNQAQFEELALGLELTNRPFLWVVRSGTSGSIIDHNKYVYPSGYIERVGTRGKMVSWAPQQEVLKHPSVACFMSHCGWNSTMEGVSNGVRFLCWPYFADQFLNANYICDIWKIGLGLKKDDKGIVTRVEIKSKVEELLSNNILKVNALTLQEKVINSLQEGNNTSNKNLTDVIDWIKGD, from the exons ATGAAAAATACTCATGTTCTGCTTATTCCTTATCCAGCACAAGGCCATGTAATTCCTCTTATGGAAGCTTCACGGTGCTTCACCAACAACGGTCTTAAGGTCACGTTTGTGAACACCGAGGCAACGCACAAACGAATTATGAGTTCCTGGTCAAAGGAAAACGATCCGAGTGATTTGATGCAGATGGTTTCGATACCAGATGGGATGGGCCCACAGGACAACGGTAATGACATTGGGAAGAAGATAGAAACGATGTTCCGATTCATGCCTAACAAACTCGAAGAGTTAATAAACGGCATCAACAAAACACACGATGAAGATATCACCTGTATTGTTGCTGATTATTGCATGGGATGGGTCTCAAAAGTTGCACAAAAAATGGGAATTAGACTAGTAACATTTTGTTCCGGCCCAGCTGCAGTTATGGCCTTGATCATGAGCATTCAGAAACTGTTGGACGATAGAGTTATAGACGTCAACG GAGTACCTTTGAATAATCAAATGATCCAGCTGTCAACAAACATGCCACCGATGACCCCTGCGCATTTCTTCTGGTCTAGCATAGGTGACTCAGCTACAAACAAAATTGTCTTTGAAAACACGATAGTAGGTGGTAAGGAAGCGGCAGAAACGGCCGACCGGATAATTTGCAACTCGGTAATGGAACTCGAGGCTGGTGCGTTCACACTCTTCCCAAAAATCTTGCCAATAGGTCCGCTTTTGGCAACCAACAGGTTCACAAAACAAATAGGCCACTTTTGGAATGAAGACTCTAGTTGCCTAACATGGCTCGATCAACAGCCCGTGTGCTCAGTAATTTATGTAGCATTTGGAAGCATCACAATCTTTAATCAGGCCCAGTTTGAAGAGCTTGCTCTTGGGCTCGAACTCACAAACAGACCGTTTTTGTGGGTTGTACGCTCTGGTACATCGGGCAGTATAATTGACCATAACAAGTATGTGTACCCAAGTGGATACATAGAGAGAGTAGGTACTCGTGGGAAAATGGTCAGCTGGGCCCCGCAACAGGAGGTATTAAAACATCCGTCGGTGGCGTGTTTCATGAGTCATTGCGGTTGGAACTCAACAATGGAAGGTGTCAGCAACGGTGTTCGGTTCTTGTGTTGGCCGTACTTTGCTGACCAGTTTCTTAACGCGAATTACATATGTGATATCTGGAAAATTGGTTTGGGTTTGAAAAAAGATGATAAGGGTATTGTGACGCGGGTAGAAATCAAGAGTAAAGTTGAGGAGCTACTGAGCAACAACATTTTGAAAGTCAATGCTTTGACTTTGCAAGAAAAAGTGATAAACAGTTTACAAGAAGGGAATAATACATCCAACAAAAATCTCACCGATGTTATTGATTGGATAAAGGGAGATTGA